Proteins found in one Pelobates fuscus isolate aPelFus1 chromosome 10, aPelFus1.pri, whole genome shotgun sequence genomic segment:
- the LOC134574730 gene encoding vitellogenin-1-like encodes MMAVMKSIIVFTLVGVCLSANQRGSRPFSFPGKPVQGVSSYKRSLEFSNTGSVNTNPHKNNLKIHSQPETFSLANPHARNNIPGANIPQHPQEAQAKHVKDSDSTVHSAEQTSLKREIYNHFAQTATDPEVPAIVENAGEENVNSSIVNDSSLSNNNEVESSNSSKSSSESSSESSSKSSSKSSSKSSSESSSELSSGSSSKSSSDSNSKHVPQHQKSKSSSESNELFAESKNLLQFVKPNPSFQPSRKNNVYKQFRSIRNNNSVINGARGKKQYRRLNSRG; translated from the exons ATGATGGCAGTGATGAAGTCCATCATTGTATTTACGTTGGTAGGTGTTTGTTTATCTGCCAACCAACGTG GCTCACGCCCATTTTCATTCCCGGGGAAGCCGGTTCAAGGAGTCTCTTCATATAAGAGAAGTTTAGAATTCAGCAATACTGGATCAGTCAATACCAACCCTcacaaaaataatctaaaaatacaCTCTCAACCAGAAACATTTTCCCTGGCGAACCCTCATGCTAGGAACAATATTCCCGGAG CTAACATTCCACAGCATCCACAGGAAGCACAGGCCAAGCATGTTAAAGATTCAGACAGTACTGTACATTCCGCTGAGCAGACATCCTTAAAGCGAGAAATTTACAATCACTTTGCACAAACCGCTACAGATCCGGAAGTGCCTGCTATTGTAGAAAATGCAGGAGAAGAAAATGTAAATTCTTCCATTGTCAATGATTCCTCTCTAAGCAACAATAACGAAGTAGAGTCCTCTAATTCTTCTAAATCATCCTCTGAATCTTCCTCTGAATCTTCCTCTAAATCTTCCTCTAAATCATCCTCTAAATCATCCTCTGAATCTTCCTCTGAATTGTCCTCTGGATCTTCCTCTAAATCTTCTAGTGATTCTAATTCCAAACATGTACCTCAACACCAAAAATCTAAATCCAGTAGTGAAAGTAATGAGTTATTTGCAGAGAGCAAAAACCTTTTACAATTTGTGAAACCCAATCCAAGCTTTCAACCCTCAAGAAAAAACAATGTTTATAAACAGTTTCGCAGTATCAGAAACAATAATTCAGTAATAAATGGAGCGAGAGGTAAAAAGCAATACAGGCGTCTGAATTCTCGCGGATAA
- the LOC134574728 gene encoding WAP four-disulfide core domain protein 5-like: MGQFPVLVLLLVLGCTATCFSQDVGESNKDEVPKPGGCSPESPHHDNEPPPCPDPCEGIENCTTTSCTIDSHCDGSLKCCKTRCGMECVPPYFRNPCQGKHDCPLGLKCCNGVCDSDCIYQQKSRVTKGSLSAVSKKKAK, encoded by the exons ATGGGTCAGTTCCCAGTGCTTGTTCTGCTGCTTGTGCTAGGGTGTACAGCCACATGTTTCTCTCAGGACGTGGGGGAATCCAATAAGG ATGAGGTTCCAAAGCCTGGCGGATGCAGCCCGGAATCCCCACATCATGACAATGAACCCCCTCCATGCCCAGACCCATGTGAGGGAATCGAAAACTGCACCACGACGAGCTGCACCATAGACAGTCACTGTGATGGCAGCCTGAAATGCTGTAAGACGAGATGTGGCATGGAGTGTGTTCCACCATATTTTA GAAACCCCTGTCAAGGCAAACATGACTGTCCATTGGGTCTAAAGTGCTGTAATGGTGTATGTGACAGTGACTGTATCTATCAGCAGAAAAGTCGTGTTACTAAGGGATCACTCAGTGCTGTGAGC aaaaagaaagCTAAGTGA